The Candidatus Omnitrophota bacterium DNA segment GCGACCAATGCGACTGGAACATGCTTCCGGATACCAAAAGAAAATAACGATGCGGCTTGCATTTCAACGGCCAAGGCTCCTCTTTCGGCATTGTGCGCCATATCTTCATTGGTTTCGCGATAGGGCGCGTCCGTTGTCCAAATCAAACCGCTCCGAACAGGTTGTTCAAGATTTTCCAGGGAGTGCATTAAATGGGGAACCAGCGAGGGCGTTGCTTCGACTGTTTCCGAAGGGGGAAGATAATGATAAGAAACGCCTTCATCACGAATCGCGCCAGTTGCGATAACGACGCTTGGTAAAGGCAGAGATGGATGTACGCGTCCAGCGGACGCAAGCCCAATAATCGCCTTTACGCCGCATACAGCCAATTGCTCCGCTATAAGAACCGTGTAAGGCCCGCCAATGGTTTGAGGGACAATGCCGCAACGAATTCGATCCTGTTGCCAACACCATAACCGGGTATGAAAACAGGGCCATGATTTACATTCAGTCAATTCGTCCTGCCGGCGTAATTTTTCCGTAAGATCGCCGTCAAATTCAAGGATGCAAATATCGGGAATCCTAATCTCTTGAATGTTCCGTTTTGCTTTGACCGCTTCAATCAAATTTTCTGGAGAGAAAACTGGCGGAGCGTTGAGAGAATGATTCATCAAGGGGATTTCGGCCAACGAATGTTGGCTATGAATATTCATTCTATGAAACGATCTCCTTTTGATATTCATCTTCTCTGATAAAGACGATTCCATTGGTTCTTATATTCACGATTAGACGGCGCAATCATTCGTCACTTTTACGCTTTCTTGCGGCATCATCCCTCGATGCGCTTTCTTGGAGGGACAAGCCAAAATGGGATAATGATCGTCAAGAAAGCGAAGCAAACGCTTCACCAGTTTAGGACGGCATAGGTAATAACATCGCAATTTTCCTTCTTCTTGAAAGTCAACAATTTTTTCACGGCGAAGAGCCAATAGGTGTTGTGAAACATTGGATTGGGGGATATCCAGTAAATCTTGAATGTCGGTGACGCATTTAACTCCTTCGTTGAGTTTTAGGAGAATCGCAAGCCGCGTCGGGTGTCCTAATGTGCGAAGCAGGCCGGCTTTTTCCCGCAAATCGAGTTTATTCATTCTAATCAACCTTTTTGATGGGGTTTTATCATATCAATTCATTATCATATTAGGATATCATAATATGAAATATTGTCAACAGCATAGAGATTTCCGGCAATGATTCGGACGGCTTCTACCAAACGTTCCGCAACCATATTCCACAACGTCCAGGCAATCCGATGTAAGTTCCATCTTATTCAAGATGGCTGCGGGATGGAAAAACGACTCCCACCAGGATTTTTCCGGCATTCCGCTTTCACGAATTTTTACGATAAGTTCACTTTCTGTTTTACTGCTATCAAATCGTTACGAGTTTGTCGGAATCGCGCACGATTTCGTAATGGTCTTTGAGGGTGGATAATGGGCAGATCTCTGACCCTTCGGAATGACGAAGTTTCAAGCAGGTTCCACAGGCAAGAAACTCACCTCCGGCATCCAATACCTTTTGCGCCTGGGCTTATACATCAAATTTTGCATCTTCAATCCGATCGATCTCCACGCCTTTTCCTGAGAGAAAAATTCGAACTTTATCCCCTTGTTGCAAACTATAAAGAGCCAAACGCAATACATTATATACGGTTTCGGGATCTGTTTGCGATATAACGATGCCGAGTTTCCTTATACTGTTTGCCTTCCGTCAAGTTGTTATAATTTTAGTTATGTTCACGGTGCGAATCTATTTTGGAAAAAATGAAGAAGCATCGTCAGGGCGTTGGATCGGTTGGCATGACGATCATGTGACGATCCAGCAGCGTTCCCTTGGCTTGTTCGAGCTTCATATTGGCTAACCGTTTAGCGATTTGAGAGCGCATCTCGTCCAATTGCGATTGAATCAAATCCCGCTGGGCGACGAGAACCAAGAGGTTGGTCGATTTACCGACGCGGAATTTCTCCATTTCGGCTTGATACTTGCCTTGTTGCAGCCTCGTTGCGGCGTGAGTGGCTACGATTTGCTGCGTTGAACGTTCGACTTCGATATGCGCCAGCCGAACGTCGAGTTCAATGAGTTGTTCGAAATTGGCGATAGCGGCCTGGGCTTCTTTTTCCCGGAATTGAACGCGGCGGTTCCTGGCTTTGGCGGCGCGGTTTCCCAGATCGTATTGAAAAATCATGCCGCCCGTTATGTCGTAATTTTCTTGATCCAGATTGAGAATGGATTGATCGAACGAGGCGGCATAGCCGGTCTGGCCTAGCGTGATGAAGAAATCGAGTTGCGGCAAAAGGCCATTGCGAGTACGAACGATTTCCAGTTTCTGTTTTTTCCGTTGAACGCGGGCTTGACCGATGTCCGGGCGATTCTCCAGGGCTTGGGCGATATCTTCCGTTTCGGAAGCAAGCGGCGTCTCTTCCTGGGAAGGAGCGTCAAGCAGCGCGATATCCACTGATGAGAATTGCCCTAGGGAGAGATTGAGCGAAGAGAGAAATTGCAGCGCCGTCGTTTGCAGCAAACTGCGGGCGTCGATGACGGCTTCTTCTCTCAAAGCGGTTTCACCTTCCGCCGCCGCCAGTTCGATTTCCGCCGTTTGTCCGACTTCGATGCGATCCTTGGTTTCGGCAAGTTGCTGCCACGCCAAATCGAGGGAAGCTAAGCGGATTTTCAGTTCTTCTCTGGCGGCGAGTAAGTCCCAATAATTCTTCTCCACTTGAGCCGCCAGGGCGAGTACGAATCCGATCAGTTCGTACTGGGAGATATCGACGTCACTCTCCGCTAACCGGACGCCCGCCAAGTTGGCGTTGGAACCCAATCCTCTTAAAAGCGGAAGCGTCAACGACGCTCCCAAGCGGGTGGAAAATAATTTGGTATAAACATTTGATGAACGCTCGGTGGCGGAGGCGCTGAGATCGAGATTCACTCCCAACGGCGTTCGCTTCGCGACGTTGATGGAAGCGTTTCTCTGACGCGAAGAAACGCCCGTAAAAGCGCCGACTCCCGATGTCCGTTGTCCTTTGCTTTCCGCCGCCGAGAGGTTGGACGCGAGAGCGGGATCGAAAACCGATTGCTCTTCGGCGACGAACGTTTTCATGATTTCCGGTCCATACCGCTCGACAGCCAGGGAACGGTTGTTTTCCAGCGCTCGCAGGATGGCGTCGCGTACGGAAAAACCGAGCGTGGCGGATGAAATCGCCGCGCCCGCTTCTCCCCAAGCGGCGTTTAGGCAGGCAAAGAATACGGCGATAGAACAGGCGAGGCGCAGCGACAATAACCGCATAAATCTTGCTCCTAGGCAAAGGACGCGTATTTACGATTCAACGGCGTTCTCCGCCGCCGTCTTCCGGCGTTCGAAAAACACATAAAGGATGGGGATGATTACAAGCGTGATTAACATCGAACTCGTTAAACCGCCGATCACCACGCGCGCCATCGGTGCTTGCACTTCTCCGCCTTCTCCCAGGCCAAGAGCTAGAGGCAAGAGGCCGGCGATCGTCGTCAACGTCGTCATCAGGATGGGGCGCAGCCGCCGCCGCGCGCTTACCTGGATTGCTTCCATGACGCCCATTCCATCGCGACGGCGCAGTAGATTGGTATAATCCACGAGAAGGATGGCGTTGTTGACGACAATCCCCGCGAGCATGATGCAGCCGATAAAGGATTGCAAATTAAAGGTCGTATGGGTGAGAATCAGCGTAATGGCGACGCCGATGGCCGCCAGCGGGATCGAGAACATGACGATGAAGGGGTCTCGCAACGATTCGAATTGCGCCGCCATCACCATGTAAACCAGAATAATAGCGAGACAGAATCCCACCAATAATTCGCGAAACGCTTTTTGTTGCTCTTGATATTCGCCGCTGGGTATGATTTCGAAATCCGCCGGTTTGGGAATCGCGGCGATCCGCGTCTCGATATCCTTCATCACCGAGCCTAAATCGCGTCCGGAAATATTGCCCGAAACGGTTACGATTCGCTCTTGATCTTCCCGTTCGACTTGGACGGGACCTTCGCTTCTAACCAGCCGGACGACATTTTTCACCGCGATGCTGCGGCCGTCGCCGCTGGCGACGGTCATATCGAGAACGTCTTGAATGGATAACCGGTCAGTTTCCTTCAATCGGACGAGAATATCGTATTCGTCCCCGCTTTGCCGATACCTCGTAGCGCTGGTTCCCGATAGGCTAGTTTCAATGGCGCGAGCGATGCTGGATACCGTTAAACCCAATGACGCCGCCTTGGCGCGGTCGATGCGGATGACCTCTTCCGGCTGTCCTTCCTCGCGGCTGACGCGCACGTCAGTGATTCCTTCCACTTGTTCCATTTCCGCTTTTACCCTTAGCGCCAATTGGCGGGCGATATCCAGATCGTAGCCGCGTATCTGAACTTCGGCGTCTTCTTCGCCGCCCGCGATGAGCCGAAAGAGAAAAAGACCCTGTCCTTCGCGGATGCGGATAATCGCGCCGGGTATGCGCGCCAGCAACGGCCGCAAGGCGCGGCATATCTCTTCGCTGCTTCGGCTTCGTTGAGCAACGGGAACCAGGGAGACTCTCACCTCGCCTCTATGGCCGCCGGTGCTGCGCCATCCGCTCGATCCAGCCTGGGAATAAATCATCTTCGCCTCGGGGACGGCTTTGCGCACGATTTTTTCGATCTCCTGAAATGTGGCGTCCACGACTTCGATGCGCGTCCCTACCGCCATTTCTCCATTGACGCGCACTTCGCTTTCGTCGGCCTTCGGCATGAATTCCACGCCGATCCATTTCGTTAAGTAGAGACTGGCCGCTAACAAGAACGCCGTAAGGATAAGAACAGGCCATCGGAAACGAAAAGCTGCTTTCAAGAGATGCGCATACTCCTTTTCTATGAGAGCGATCATTCCCCTGGAACGATATTCGTCGCCTTTGCCGGAGTCGTTTCCCATCCCAGGATGGGATTTCTTTTTGGCTTTCAGAAAACGGGCCGCCATAACGGGAACCAGCGTCAAGGAGACGGCCAGCGAGCAAAAGAGGGCGAAAACGACGACAGCGGATAATTGCGTGAACGTTATGCTGGCGACGCCCCGGATAAAAACAACGGGAAGAAAAACGACCAAGGTGGTTAAGGTGCTGGCGATAATCGCGTCGGAGACTTCTTCCGTTCCATGCGCCGCCGCTTCTCCACTCGCGCGACCGCCCTCGCAATGGCGAAAAATATTTTCCAAAACTACGATGGCGTTGTCCACCAACATTCCCACTCCCAGCGCTAATCCGCCGAACGTCATGATATTGAGCGTGAATTTGCAGAAATACATCAGGGCGAACGTCGCGATGATGGAAATGGGAATCGCCGTAGAGATGATGAGCGTGCTTCTTATGTTGCGCAGGAAAAAGAAAAGAATAGCCGCCGCCAAAAGGGCGCCATAGAACGCCGAATTCCGTACGTTAGCAATGGCGCTCTTGATATAATCCGCCGAATTCATAATGACGAATACGCGAATCTGCGGCATATCCCTGTTGATGCGTTCGATTTCTTTCAGAACGCCTTCCACGACCTGCACCGTGTTGCCGCCCGATTGCTTATTGATGGATAAGCGCAGGACCGGACTTCCTTCCATGCGGGACACGAAAGTGATTTCTTCGTACGAATCTTCCACCGTCCCCAGGTTTTTTAAAAGAATGGGCACTCCGTCGCGCACTTGAATGACGGTATTTCGGATCTCTTCCAGGTTTTCGAATTCTCCCCGGGTCCGGACTAGGGCTTCAAGGTCGCCTTCATCGACTTTTCCGGCGGGAAGGTTGAGATTTTCCGAATCCAACGAGGCGAGAACCGTATCCAAGGGAAGATCGATGGCGGTTAGTTTCCGCCGATCCAGGTCGATATGGATTTCCCGCCGCTGCCCTCCGCGAATGTCTACGGCGGCTACGCCAGGAACCCGTTCGATGCGGTATTTGATCTGATGTTCGACCAAGTCTCTCATTTCCACTGGATCCAATTTTCCCGAAATGCCGAGAAAAAGGATGGGAAAAGACGATAGATCGAATTTGTATATGACTGGCGCGTCCGCATCTTCAGGCAGTCGGCTCCGCACACGGTCGACGCGGGAACGGACGTCGTTTGCCGCTTCGTTGAGGTCCGTCCCCCAAACGAAATTGACGCTGACGCTGCTGTTTCCTTCCGACGAATTCGAAGTAATTTTCTCCACGCCTTGGATGGAACTGACGGTCTCTTCGATGGGACGGGTGATGAGTTGTTCCATCTCTTCGGGACCGACATTGGCGTAAGAGGTGACGACGGTGATGGCGGGATAGGTGATATCCGGCATCAAATCGATGGGCAGACGAATAAACGCAACTCCCCCGAAGATGATGACGATGAGAAAAAACATCGTAATCGTGATGGGATGATGAACGGAAAAATAGGAGATGCGCATCGCTTCCTTCCCCTACTTTCCCGCCGAAGCGTTGGCGACGATGCCGTCTCCGTCGTTGAGGAGATGTTGGCCCATGACGATAACGACTTGTCCGATCTCTACGCCGGAGGCTTCCGTGACGTCGGCGGAGGAAATTCCCGGCGCGATGGGCAGAAAACGCGCTTTGGCGTTATTATCGATGGGAATGAAGACGCCTTGCTGCGATTCGCGCTTCACCAAAGCTCGCAACGGGATCAACGTTACGCCGCGATGGGTTCCGAAGTGAATCCGCACTCTCGCGAACATTCCGGGCTTCAACAGCAAATCGGAATTGGGGATTTCGATTTCCGTTTCGGCGGTGCGCGTGTCGGCGTTGAGTACTGGAGCGATGCGGGAAACGCGGCCTTCGAATGCTTTATCGGGATAAGCGTCTACGGCTAGCGCGGCTTTCAATCCCAATTTGATTTTAGCGTAATCCCGTTCGACGACGCTGATGACCGTTTTAACCGTAGACATATCGGCTAAAGAGACGATGGGAGTCGAGGGCGAGACCATCGCTCCTTCGTCCAGAAAGCGCTTGCCGACGAATCCCGCGATCGGCGCCGTGATTTGCGTATAAGAAAGCCGGGCCTGCGCGGCGCGCAAGGCCGCATCTTGCTGCTCGATATTGGCTTGGGAGACCTTTTTTCGGGCGAGCAGCGTGGAAACGTTCGCCTCCGCGTTTTCCAATTCCGAAGGCGCCGCCACTTTCTTTTCGCGCAGAGTGCGTATGCGTTCCAGTTCGCTTTGAACCGTCGTCAGGTTGGTTTCGCATTCTTCCAGGGAGGCGCGGGCGACGGATAATTTCGCATTCGCTTCTTCAACGGCGTTGCGCGCTTCCACGTCGTCCAACACGGCCAGGGATTGTCCCGCTGTTACTTCGTCTCCCAGATCGACGCGAATTTTTTCCACGCGCCCGGAAATTTTCGGCGAAACGAGCACTTCCGACTCGCCCGCCAGCGTTCCCGTAAACTCGGCCACGTCGTCGATGTCGCCCTGAATGGCTTTATCGAATTCTACGGCGATCGGCGGTTTTCCTTGCGGCATCATGCTTTTGGCTGGAACCGCCGTATAAAGCCGCCATGCAATTCCGCCGGCAATACTAAGAGATACAATGATGAATAGAAAACGCCGCATTTCCTCCGCCTCGCGCTTATCAAAAGATTGGCCAACATGAAAGCGGCTCGCGCCGGAATCGCCATCATTTTATGGCGGGGATGATCCAAGGTAAAGATGTTGGAAGATTCGTCGTCAGTCGCGGTTCATTGGTTCGTTTACTACGGAATTTTCGCATCATAAATAATAAAAATCCAATCCTCCATCTCCCCCCTCACCCTAGCCCTCTCCCAAAGGGCGAGGGAATTTTTCGCGAGGATAAGGAACCAGTTAAGCATGTTTACCCAATCCTGAAACGTTCTAGTCCTACAATCCCATAGTTCCCCCCAAAAAAAGAGGACGCTGGATAACCAGCGTCCCCATTCGTATTTTATTCGCCGCGAAGGAGATATGCGTCCAACGCGGATTACATCAATCTTAATACAATTCCCACATATCGACGGGGGTGGGAGTGATAGACAGAGTCAATTCGCCCCACTGGGTTTCGTCGTTCCATCCGCCATCCACTTCGCCGTTCCAACGGTATTGCGAATTGCGGTCTTGAACGGCGGGATCATCGGCGTCGTCGATGGAGATATCGAATCCGATGAGGGGCTTGAATCCCGCGATCGCCTGCCGGAATTCGACTACCCAACCGCTGCCGTCCGCTTTCGCTTTACCCGCCGTTTGGATGTCGCCCGTAGGTTGACTGGCGACGGCGCCGCCATCGCCTCGAATTACGATGGAGTGGCCCCAAATATCGCCTTCCTTGGTTGCTAAGCGGCTGAAATTGCCGTCAACGCGGATTTCCACCGCATCGTTGCGCCATACGTCGTTTTTCGAAAAATCGAGAATATCGTCGATCGCATCGATCGCGACATAGAGGTTTTGAGCGTCGTTCATGACGTAAACCTTGACGCTGCTGTCTTGCGGCGTTTGATAGCCATTCTTAAAGTAGCCGCCGACGGTTCCGGAATCCGGACCAACAACGCCGGGACGAATATTATCGGTTCCGTCAAAGGCGAGAATCGTGGCGTCTTTCCATTCGTTAGTGGCTAACGTTCCATCGATCTTCGGCGCTCTAGCGGCCAGACCGGCTTTGGCTTTTTGCTGGGGACCGGGAACCAAGGCGAGAATGAGTTCGCCCCACTGGGTTTCGTCATTCCAACCGCCGTCCACGTCGCCGTTCCAGCGGTATTGCGTGTCGCGGCTGGTATTCGCGGGATCGTCGCTATCGTCGATGGCGATATCGAATCCTATCACAGGCAAATAACCCGCGATGGGGGTCTTGTATTCGATGATCCAGCCTTTTCCGTTCGCTTTAGCGGCCGCTGCGCTTTCGGCGCTTGCGGGGAGGTTTTCCTTAGCGCCGCCATCGCCGCGTATGTTGGCGGAAAAGCCGTTAATATCGCCTTCCTTAGCCGTTAAGCGGCTCATATTTCCGTCGATGCGGATTTCGGCGGCGTCGTTTTGCCACAAATTCGGTTGGGCAAAGTCAAGAACGTCATCCGTCGCATCGATGGCGATATAAAGGAATTTGGCGTCGTTCATCAGGTAAACTTTCACGCTGCTATCCGCCGCGGTTTGAATTCCGTCTTTATTGGCTCCGCCGATGGTGCCGGAATCCGGGCCGACAACGCCGGGGCGGGTGCTATTGCTGCCGTCGAATTGAATGACCGCCGCGTTTTTCCATTCGTTCGCATCCAGCAAGCCATCCAAAGCCGGAGGCGTCGCGGCGAGGCCGGATTTCGCTCTTTGTTTAGGTCCTGGAGGCGGAACTGTAGCAAGGGTAACATCGCCCCATTGCGTTTCGTCGTTCCATCCGCCGTCTACGTCGCCGTTCCAGCGGTATTGCGTGTCGCGGCTAGAATTCGCGGGATCGTCGCTGTCGTCGATGGCAATATCGAATCCGATCGTCGGCTTAAATCCCGCCAGCGGCGTTTTGAATTCAAGCGCCCAGCCTTTTCCGTCCAACTTGGGAGCGGCAGCGCTAGAAGCGCCCGTTTGCAGATTCTCGACGCCTCCGCCATCGCCGCGGATATTCGTAGAGAATCCCAAGTTGCTGCCTTCTTTCGCCGTTAAGCGGCTGTAGTTGCCGTCGATGCGGATTTCGGCGGCGTCGTTTTGCCATAAATTGGCTTGTTTAAAGTCCAGAACGTCGTCTCCTGCGTCGATCGCCACATAAAGATAAGTTCCGTCGTTCATGATGAAGGCGTCTACGTGGCTATCTTCGAAGAATTGGAAGCCGTCCCCGTTCGGACCGCCGATCGTGCCGGAATCCGGCCCAACGACGCCAGGACGCACGGCGTCGCTGCTATCGAAGGATATCTTGGTCGCTTGCGCCCATTCGTCCTTATCCAATTTGCCGTCCAGAATGGGGATGATTTTGGTCAAAGCGCCTGCGGCGATTTTCAGCATCGGGCCGGGATTGGGAACCGTAGCGAGGATCAGAGCGCCCCACTGGGTTTCATCGTTCCAACCGCCGTCCACGGCGCCGTTCCAGCGATATTGGGTGTCGCGGCTTGTATTCGCGGGATCGTCGCTGTCGTCGATAGCGATATCATAGCCGATCACCGGCTTATAGCCTGCGATGGGAGTCTTGTACTCAATGACCCAGCCGCTGCCATCCGCTTTGACGGCCGCTCCGCTCTCGGCGCCGGCGGGAAAGTTTTCCGAAGCGCCGCCATCGCCGCGTATGTTGGCTGAGAAACCGTTAATATCGCCTTCTTTAGCCGTCAAGCGGCTCATATTTCCGTCGATGCGGATTTCGGCGGCGTCGTTTTGCCACAAGTTCGGTTGGGCGAAATCGAGAACGTCGTCCGTCGCGTCGATGGCGATATAGAGGAAATCGGCGTCATTCATGAGGTACATGATAACGCTGCTGTCCTTCGGCGATTGAAAACCATTTTTATATGGTCCGCCAATCGTACCGGAATCCGGACCGACCATTCCTGGCCGAATCGCGTCGCTGCCGTCAAAATTGATGCGCGCCGCTTCTTTCCATTCGCCAGCATCTAACTTTCCATCCATCGTTGGCGCAGCGGAAGCCCATCCCGCTGCTACTGTCTGTTCCTGGCCATAAGCGGGGCAGATAAGACTCATCGCCGCCAGCCCAATGACCGTGATTAAGATTCTTCTCTTTTTCATAAACATCTCCTTTCCAATACATTTCCTCCCGAAAGATTTTTTCTACAAGTTTATAGAGGTAATAAATCTATAAACCGAATTAATCAAAACACTTTTAGACGCCATATGTCAAGACTAAAGTAATAAAAATTAAAATTAATATGATTTATTGATTATTCATATTTTCGATGGTTCGCATATACGGTCTATTAATTTTGATGATTGAGCCTCTTGCAAAACTCTATAATTCCTCCCCCAAGCCTGGGGGAGGTTAGGAGGGGGTTGAGATAAGTCTAACAAAATCAACCCCCCTCTAACTCCCCCCAAACTTGGGGGGAGAATTTTAAGACGGATTTCATTAATTTTGCAAGAGCCTCGATTTTTAGAGTTTAAGGGTATGGGATGGGTGACTTGCGCTCAATGGTTGACGATAATGAAGATACGGATTCGATCGCGGATGGGTACGATCCGCGAAAAAAAGGGGATGGAGTTGTGGAATCATGAATGAATGGTTCGCGATAGATGCCATCGATTCTGTTTTTTTTGAAAAAAATAGGAATCTATTTCAAAAACGTTATCCGGAATTATCCTTAAGAATTCTTGAGAGCCGATCCCGGCTGAGTGATTATTCTTTTCTCCAGGTGGGAGAGCATAGGTACGCCTGTCGCCGGCAGGAATCTAATGGATTTTTTTATCTTTACCGCCCCGATGCTTTTCAAACGCAATTGCAAGAGGCTTACGACCGGGCGAGAGCGTTTTATCGGCGGGGAGCAGAATTGCTGCTCATCGTTGGGGGAGGATTGGGATACCTGGCCTCGCATATTGTTGAAGATATTCGCGGCGATCTCTCTAAAGGGGTAGTGTTGTTGGAAAACCGGCCGGAATTGATCCTGGCGCAATGGCATTTTTTCGATGGCCGTCCTCTGATCGAATCCAACCAAGTTTATTGGGCAGTTGGCGATCCAATCCTGCCCGAAATGGAAAGCTTTGCGCAGCGGGAGGCTTTGTTTCTACTATCCGATAACGGTTTATGCGCCGCTCCCGAACGGGAATTGAAGGTGGAAGAAAAACAAGAATGCCAACAAATCCCCCGCTGGTTTGCGGCATGGCGGGCGGAGGCGCGGCGAGGATTCCAGGCGAAGAGCGCCATGTTTTCACAACGCATGGCGCAACCGCCGGATTTGGTTGGCGGCTGCGTCTGGGCGGCGGCCTCGCCATTGGCTTACGCCCATACGCCTCTCATGCGCTCCATGGTTGAGGGTTTTCGCAATGTGGGATGGCGCGGACGCTTGTTGGAGCTCGGTGATTCCTTCTCCGCACGCTTTCAGGTGCATCGCGACCTGTTGGAATACATCCCCGATCTGATTGTTACGATCAATAACGCCTCTTCCACTTTTCTAGCGCCCAACGTTCGCCGTCCCCGCTTGTGTTGGGCGTTGGACAATCCCTGCTATTTCCAGCCGGAGCAGTTTCAAAATTTGCTAGGCGAAATGGATCATGTGTTTTACTGCGACCGTACGTACGCCGAAGTGTTTTCCAGCGTGCGGGCAGGGTCAACGCAGCAGCTAACCGTTTCTTCAACGCTATTTCAAGAGGGCGTTTATCGGGACGACTTAGCGGCGCCCATTATGTTCGTGGGCAACTTCCACGATGCTGCGCCCTATCTTCGCGATCTCGCTCCAAAACTTCGGGACGGCGCCTATGCGATTTTGGATTATTGCATCGCCCATCCCTTGCAAACCGCCCAAGACGCCTTGGCCGCCTTGGATGCTTCCGATGAATTAATCCAGCGCCTGCGGGAAAAATCGGACGCCTTCGCCGCTTCGATTCAACGCCCCCTGCCGCCCAATGTCCGGCTGGAGTATTTCCTCTATGCCTTAGCGAATGGGCATAAGCGCGTGAAATATGTGCGCGCCCTATTGGATCGGGGAATCGTACTTTACGGGCCGGAAACATGGCTGCCCGTCATGGGGGAGAAATACGCGGCGCAGTTCCGGGGTTGGCTGCCTTCCCACCGCCTGGCGGACGCCTACGCCTCGGCGGAAATTTGCCTTAATATTCATAG contains these protein-coding regions:
- a CDS encoding nucleoside phosphorylase — translated: MNIHSQHSLAEIPLMNHSLNAPPVFSPENLIEAVKAKRNIQEIRIPDICILEFDGDLTEKLRRQDELTECKSWPCFHTRLWCWQQDRIRCGIVPQTIGGPYTVLIAEQLAVCGVKAIIGLASAGRVHPSLPLPSVVIATGAIRDEGVSYHYLPPSETVEATPSLVPHLMHSLENLEQPVRSGLIWTTDAPYRETNEDMAHNAERGALAVEMQAASLFSFGIRKHVPVALVAHVTNAMDHDGRQFEKGAEHFDIELLSAICEGTKRWIEST
- a CDS encoding metalloregulator ArsR/SmtB family transcription factor, producing the protein MNKLDLREKAGLLRTLGHPTRLAILLKLNEGVKCVTDIQDLLDIPQSNVSQHLLALRREKIVDFQEEGKLRCYYLCRPKLVKRLLRFLDDHYPILACPSKKAHRGMMPQESVKVTNDCAV
- a CDS encoding TolC family protein codes for the protein MRLLSLRLACSIAVFFACLNAAWGEAGAAISSATLGFSVRDAILRALENNRSLAVERYGPEIMKTFVAEEQSVFDPALASNLSAAESKGQRTSGVGAFTGVSSRQRNASINVAKRTPLGVNLDLSASATERSSNVYTKLFSTRLGASLTLPLLRGLGSNANLAGVRLAESDVDISQYELIGFVLALAAQVEKNYWDLLAAREELKIRLASLDLAWQQLAETKDRIEVGQTAEIELAAAEGETALREEAVIDARSLLQTTALQFLSSLNLSLGQFSSVDIALLDAPSQEETPLASETEDIAQALENRPDIGQARVQRKKQKLEIVRTRNGLLPQLDFFITLGQTGYAASFDQSILNLDQENYDITGGMIFQYDLGNRAAKARNRRVQFREKEAQAAIANFEQLIELDVRLAHIEVERSTQQIVATHAATRLQQGKYQAEMEKFRVGKSTNLLVLVAQRDLIQSQLDEMRSQIAKRLANMKLEQAKGTLLDRHMIVMPTDPTP
- a CDS encoding efflux RND transporter permease subunit, which translates into the protein MRISYFSVHHPITITMFFLIVIIFGGVAFIRLPIDLMPDITYPAITVVTSYANVGPEEMEQLITRPIEETVSSIQGVEKITSNSSEGNSSVSVNFVWGTDLNEAANDVRSRVDRVRSRLPEDADAPVIYKFDLSSFPILFLGISGKLDPVEMRDLVEHQIKYRIERVPGVAAVDIRGGQRREIHIDLDRRKLTAIDLPLDTVLASLDSENLNLPAGKVDEGDLEALVRTRGEFENLEEIRNTVIQVRDGVPILLKNLGTVEDSYEEITFVSRMEGSPVLRLSINKQSGGNTVQVVEGVLKEIERINRDMPQIRVFVIMNSADYIKSAIANVRNSAFYGALLAAAILFFFLRNIRSTLIISTAIPISIIATFALMYFCKFTLNIMTFGGLALGVGMLVDNAIVVLENIFRHCEGGRASGEAAAHGTEEVSDAIIASTLTTLVVFLPVVFIRGVASITFTQLSAVVVFALFCSLAVSLTLVPVMAARFLKAKKKSHPGMGNDSGKGDEYRSRGMIALIEKEYAHLLKAAFRFRWPVLILTAFLLAASLYLTKWIGVEFMPKADESEVRVNGEMAVGTRIEVVDATFQEIEKIVRKAVPEAKMIYSQAGSSGWRSTGGHRGEVRVSLVPVAQRSRSSEEICRALRPLLARIPGAIIRIREGQGLFLFRLIAGGEEDAEVQIRGYDLDIARQLALRVKAEMEQVEGITDVRVSREEGQPEEVIRIDRAKAASLGLTVSSIARAIETSLSGTSATRYRQSGDEYDILVRLKETDRLSIQDVLDMTVASGDGRSIAVKNVVRLVRSEGPVQVEREDQERIVTVSGNISGRDLGSVMKDIETRIAAIPKPADFEIIPSGEYQEQQKAFRELLVGFCLAIILVYMVMAAQFESLRDPFIVMFSIPLAAIGVAITLILTHTTFNLQSFIGCIMLAGIVVNNAILLVDYTNLLRRRDGMGVMEAIQVSARRRLRPILMTTLTTIAGLLPLALGLGEGGEVQAPMARVVIGGLTSSMLITLVIIPILYVFFERRKTAAENAVES
- a CDS encoding efflux RND transporter periplasmic adaptor subunit, with the protein product MRRFLFIIVSLSIAGGIAWRLYTAVPAKSMMPQGKPPIAVEFDKAIQGDIDDVAEFTGTLAGESEVLVSPKISGRVEKIRVDLGDEVTAGQSLAVLDDVEARNAVEEANAKLSVARASLEECETNLTTVQSELERIRTLREKKVAAPSELENAEANVSTLLARKKVSQANIEQQDAALRAAQARLSYTQITAPIAGFVGKRFLDEGAMVSPSTPIVSLADMSTVKTVISVVERDYAKIKLGLKAALAVDAYPDKAFEGRVSRIAPVLNADTRTAETEIEIPNSDLLLKPGMFARVRIHFGTHRGVTLIPLRALVKRESQQGVFIPIDNNAKARFLPIAPGISSADVTEASGVEIGQVVIVMGQHLLNDGDGIVANASAGK